Proteins from a single region of Gemmatimonadota bacterium:
- the folB gene encoding dihydroneopterin aldolase, translating to MLRIKNMAFYGYHGLFEEEAKLGQKFEVDVEIYGNFRGFAHNNTPRAVDYPRVCKIVEQVVTEERFGLVEALADRIADVLQSELGLSKLLVRVRKPNPPVSVNFDGVEVEVRRET from the coding sequence GTGCTGAGAATTAAAAATATGGCTTTCTACGGCTACCATGGACTATTTGAAGAAGAGGCCAAACTCGGTCAAAAATTTGAAGTTGACGTAGAAATCTATGGCAATTTCAGAGGATTTGCACACAATAATACGCCTCGGGCCGTAGATTATCCGCGCGTCTGTAAAATAGTCGAGCAAGTGGTGACAGAAGAGCGATTCGGCCTTGTCGAAGCCCTGGCGGACCGCATCGCTGACGTTTTGCAGTCGGAATTGGGATTGTCAAAACTCCTCGTGCGAGTTCGCAAACCCAACCCACCGGTATCCGTCAATTTCGATGGCGTTGAAGTTGAAGTGAGACGTGAAACGTGA
- the folK gene encoding 2-amino-4-hydroxy-6-hydroxymethyldihydropteridine diphosphokinase: MIYIGIGANLGDREKTLQDATGILNAKPEIAVIAASAVYETAPIGVVDQPYFLNAVLQVHTSLSARSLLNCLLAIERKFGRLRETRWGPRTLDLDILLYGDAIINQPGLQVPHPRLHERAFVLAPLCDLKPGLKHPVLGQSIRFLTDSLGLDLPVRKIEGLNLIMKK; this comes from the coding sequence GTGATCTACATTGGCATTGGCGCGAATTTGGGAGATCGAGAAAAAACGCTCCAGGACGCGACGGGTATCCTGAATGCAAAACCCGAAATCGCCGTTATCGCTGCCTCTGCTGTCTATGAAACCGCTCCGATAGGTGTCGTTGACCAGCCGTATTTTCTCAACGCAGTTCTGCAAGTCCACACCAGTCTCTCCGCGCGAAGTTTATTGAATTGTCTATTGGCAATTGAGCGCAAATTTGGTCGCCTGCGCGAGACGCGGTGGGGGCCGCGCACACTGGACCTCGATATTTTACTCTATGGCGATGCCATCATCAACCAGCCGGGCTTGCAGGTGCCACACCCACGCTTACACGAACGCGCATTCGTCCTGGCGCCGCTTTGCGACCTCAAACCCGGCCTCAAACACCCCGTCCTGGGTCAATCGATTCGATTTTTGACCGATTCTTTGGGCCTGGATTTGCCCGTGCGAAAAATTGAAGGTCTCAATTTGATCATGAAAAAGTAA
- a CDS encoding deoxynucleoside kinase, which yields MRYIAIEGVTGVGKRRLARLLGRRLNARLMLEEPEENPFLPLFYEAPDQYGFQTQVFFMLSRYRQQQELHQMDLFEEAVVSNFIFEKDRIYANVTLNDTEFALYERLAETLREKLPRPDLVIYLQTTVNHLMRGIIRHERGYEREITKEYVSKLLEAYNHFFFHYSITPLLAVNVSEVDFENRPEHLDDLLAQIKSPPSGTRYYRPARMEAGKTRRT from the coding sequence TTGCGATATATAGCCATTGAAGGAGTAACAGGCGTGGGCAAAAGGCGTTTGGCTCGCCTTTTGGGGCGCCGTCTAAATGCCCGCCTGATGCTCGAAGAACCCGAAGAAAATCCCTTTTTGCCTTTGTTCTACGAGGCTCCTGATCAATATGGCTTTCAAACCCAGGTCTTTTTTATGCTAAGCCGCTATCGACAGCAACAAGAACTCCATCAGATGGATTTATTTGAAGAAGCCGTGGTCAGCAATTTTATTTTTGAAAAAGATCGCATCTACGCCAACGTGACGCTCAATGATACGGAATTTGCGCTCTATGAGCGACTGGCCGAGACATTGAGAGAAAAACTTCCCCGTCCAGACCTGGTGATTTATTTACAAACCACAGTCAATCATCTGATGCGAGGTATCATACGCCATGAACGTGGATATGAAAGAGAGATAACAAAAGAATACGTCTCGAAGTTATTAGAAGCCTATAACCATTTTTTCTTTCATTATTCGATAACACCGCTGCTCGCAGTTAATGTATCGGAGGTCGATTTTGAAAACCGCCCGGAACACTTAGATGATCTATTGGCACAAATTAAATCGCCTCCATCCGGAACCCGTTATTATCGACCAGCACGCATGGAAGCCGGCAAGACGAGGCGGACTTGA
- the panB gene encoding 3-methyl-2-oxobutanoate hydroxymethyltransferase, with protein MGSRVKPETLALMKQRGEPIAVLTCYDHPTAVFQDAAGVDVIFVGDSVGVNVLGYKSPQQVTMDDMLHHTRAVRRGVVSALLMADLPYRAYETPEQAIENARQLVSAGTEVVKLEGGRNITPQVEALAAEGIPVVGHVGYTPQTRTGKRPVFGDRAEEALAVLKDADALASAGALAVVLECVPERIAEVVTKRLSMPTIGIGAGRVCDGQVLVAHDMLGVYKSHYRFVKTYTDLKREMHQAFTEYVADIKSRRFPEDRHRFKIKSAELRRFRAQIDT; from the coding sequence ATGGGATCACGGGTAAAACCAGAAACCCTCGCACTGATGAAACAACGAGGCGAACCCATTGCGGTATTGACCTGTTACGATCATCCCACGGCTGTTTTTCAGGATGCTGCGGGTGTCGATGTCATTTTTGTGGGAGACTCGGTAGGCGTCAATGTGTTGGGATATAAAAGCCCACAACAGGTGACAATGGACGATATGCTACATCACACGCGTGCGGTGCGACGCGGCGTAGTGAGTGCTCTGTTGATGGCGGATTTGCCCTATCGCGCTTACGAAACGCCGGAGCAAGCAATAGAAAATGCGCGACAATTGGTTTCTGCTGGCACCGAAGTGGTTAAACTCGAGGGGGGGCGCAATATAACGCCCCAGGTCGAGGCGCTCGCCGCCGAGGGCATCCCCGTGGTGGGGCACGTTGGCTATACGCCTCAAACGCGCACGGGTAAGCGCCCTGTATTTGGCGATCGCGCCGAAGAAGCACTCGCCGTCTTAAAAGATGCCGATGCACTGGCCTCTGCCGGCGCGCTGGCCGTGGTTTTAGAATGCGTACCCGAGCGCATTGCCGAAGTCGTGACCAAACGGTTGTCCATGCCAACCATTGGAATAGGCGCCGGGCGCGTATGCGATGGACAGGTACTGGTTGCACACGATATGCTGGGTGTTTACAAAAGTCATTATCGGTTTGTCAAAACATACACCGATCTCAAAAGGGAGATGCATCAGGCATTTACAGAATATGTCGCAGATATCAAGTCGCGTCGATTCCCAGAAGACAGACACCGTTTTAAGATAAAGAGCGCGGAACTGCGTCGATTTAGAGCGCAAATAGACACCTAA
- the panC gene encoding pantoate--beta-alanine ligase produces MKIIKTVREMHRAADCIRQASLRIGLVPTMGYLHEGHLSLVRKALKVTDRVVVSIFVNPLQFGPTEDLAAYPRDIERDLELIDQHGVHLAYLPDEKEIYPGDFATSVRVAKLTERLCGASRPGHFEGVTTIVTKLFAAVKPHVAIFGQKDAQQTIVIQRLVRDLNLDVEILMAPTVREADGLAMSSRNAYLSAQERREAPALYRALMVGQKMIDRGERRAQKVIEAMRDVIEPQRSAKIDYIEAVDAKDLMPVAELKDSVLLAVAVRFGNARLIDNALVRVK; encoded by the coding sequence ATAAAAATTATCAAAACTGTCCGCGAGATGCACCGCGCAGCCGACTGTATCCGACAGGCGAGCCTGCGCATCGGACTTGTACCCACAATGGGATATCTACACGAAGGACATCTCAGCCTCGTGCGCAAGGCATTAAAAGTGACAGATCGGGTTGTGGTGAGCATTTTTGTCAACCCACTGCAATTTGGTCCAACCGAAGACCTCGCAGCCTATCCAAGAGACATTGAACGGGACCTGGAACTGATCGACCAGCACGGCGTGCATCTCGCATACCTGCCCGATGAAAAAGAAATATATCCCGGAGATTTTGCCACATCGGTGCGCGTGGCAAAGCTGACCGAAAGGCTTTGTGGCGCAAGTCGTCCGGGACATTTTGAAGGCGTGACAACAATCGTCACCAAACTGTTTGCAGCGGTAAAACCCCATGTGGCTATCTTTGGGCAAAAAGACGCGCAACAAACAATAGTCATTCAACGCCTGGTGCGCGATCTCAACCTGGATGTGGAGATACTGATGGCCCCCACAGTGCGCGAAGCAGATGGATTGGCGATGAGTTCGAGAAATGCTTATCTGAGTGCTCAAGAACGGCGAGAAGCCCCCGCGCTTTACCGCGCATTGATGGTGGGGCAAAAAATGATCGATCGGGGCGAAAGGCGTGCCCAAAAGGTCATCGAAGCCATGCGCGATGTCATTGAACCACAGCGCAGTGCAAAAATCGACTATATCGAAGCCGTCGATGCAAAAGACCTCATGCCCGTTGCCGAGCTAAAAGATTCCGTATTGCTGGCCGTAGCCGTGCGGTTTGGCAATGCGCGCTTGATAGACAACGCACTGGTTCGCGTCAAATGA
- a CDS encoding superoxide dismutase produces the protein MAYQLPDLPYAYDALEPHIDARTMEIHHSKHHNAYVTNLNAALEGHDDLANQSIESLITNLDSVPEDIRTAVQNNGGGHANHSLFWTIMSPNGGEPGGAVAEAIVADLGSMEAAKETFVTAATTRFGSGWAWLVVKDGKLDILSTANQDNPLMTGDGTPILGLDVWEHAYYLKYQNLRPDYIEAWTNTINWDEVNRRYEAAL, from the coding sequence ATGGCATATCAATTGCCCGACTTGCCCTATGCTTATGATGCACTCGAACCACACATTGACGCGCGGACAATGGAAATTCACCATTCCAAACACCACAATGCCTACGTGACCAACCTCAATGCCGCGCTTGAGGGACACGATGACCTGGCAAATCAGTCTATTGAGAGTTTGATTACCAATCTGGACAGCGTGCCAGAAGATATCCGCACGGCTGTACAAAACAACGGCGGCGGCCATGCCAACCACAGTTTGTTCTGGACAATTATGAGTCCCAATGGCGGCGAACCAGGAGGCGCAGTCGCCGAAGCCATTGTCGCCGATTTGGGCAGCATGGAAGCGGCGAAGGAAACTTTTGTCACCGCCGCGACAACGCGCTTTGGCAGCGGGTGGGCATGGCTCGTGGTCAAAGACGGCAAGCTCGATATTTTGAGCACGGCCAATCAAGATAATCCGCTCATGACGGGCGATGGAACGCCCATTCTCGGCCTCGATGTATGGGAACACGCTTATTATCTCAAGTATCAGAATTTGCGTCCCGACTATATTGAAGCCTGGACCAATACAATTAACTGGGACGAAGTCAACCGCCGTTACGAAGCTGCGCTGTAA
- a CDS encoding redoxin domain-containing protein, with amino-acid sequence MGITVGDQAPDFTLKSKSGDDMNDISLSDYRDSKNVVILFFPLAYTGVCTDEMCSVSGGLADYDALDAQVLGISVDSPFAQEAWAKENDITVPLLSDFNKEVSAAYGSQFEDLIGFKGVAKRSAFVVDKSGVVRFASVSDDPTELPDFDAIKACLQALS; translated from the coding sequence ATGGGTATTACTGTAGGTGACCAGGCACCAGATTTTACGTTGAAATCAAAATCTGGTGACGATATGAACGATATTTCTCTGAGCGATTACAGAGATAGCAAAAACGTCGTAATTTTGTTTTTCCCACTGGCTTATACCGGTGTCTGTACCGATGAAATGTGCTCGGTCAGCGGTGGTTTGGCCGATTACGACGCACTCGATGCACAGGTTTTGGGCATCAGTGTAGATAGTCCCTTTGCCCAGGAAGCATGGGCAAAGGAAAACGATATTACCGTTCCCCTGCTCAGCGATTTCAACAAAGAAGTCAGCGCGGCTTACGGATCGCAATTCGAAGACCTGATTGGATTTAAGGGCGTGGCAAAACGTTCGGCTTTTGTCGTGGATAAAAGCGGTGTGGTGCGCTTTGCTTCTGTATCCGACGACCCAACCGAGTTGCCCGATTTTGATGCGATCAAAGCGTGTCTGCAAGCGTTGAGTTAA
- a CDS encoding iron-sulfur cluster assembly accessory protein: protein MVRVTETAAGKIKELMDRDGRPEDHGLRLKVIGGGCSGLQYQLDFDETTRTDDSVIEAYGIRVFIDMKSALFLTGTELDYDDGLMGTGFRFNNPNAKNQCGCGESFSV, encoded by the coding sequence ATGGTTCGCGTCACAGAAACAGCAGCGGGCAAAATCAAAGAACTCATGGACCGAGACGGACGTCCCGAAGATCACGGTTTGCGCCTGAAAGTGATCGGCGGCGGATGTTCCGGCCTTCAATATCAGCTCGATTTCGATGAGACAACCCGCACAGATGACAGCGTAATCGAAGCCTATGGCATTCGAGTTTTTATCGATATGAAAAGCGCGCTCTTTTTGACAGGCACTGAATTGGACTACGACGATGGCCTGATGGGAACGGGATTTCGGTTTAACAATCCCAATGCCAAAAATCAGTGTGGATGTGGGGAATCGTTCAGCGTTTGA
- the rny gene encoding ribonuclease Y, whose product MDMLLQGASMATNYIIYLAVAIALITFGIGWLVGTRIRDRKMRDIEQQAEKRALKLAKNEDRDRKAAFLEIKNSWYEEKAEIEKSFDQKQHSLDRRKNELHEQETRLAKQAEVASQREKTLTRREQEGNQKAVRLEKRELELSDILDQQRAQLERISGMNADRAREMLLENIRNSLRQTAANIGREIIDHARERADREAKKILAQAIERCSTDQTVQSSISVVTLPDDHIKGRIVGKEGRNIIAFEAATGVKVIVNDTPEAVVLSSFDPVKRDVARLSMEQLVRDGRINPSRVEAVVANCEKKIYSLIAEEGRRAVRELGIESVHPELVKLIGKLKYRTSYGQSVLGHSKEVAFLAGAMAAELGMDEKLARRCGLLHDIGKAVDQELEGKHTDIGAHLAGKYGEGREVINGIFYHHGEAEASTPLSFLVKAADAISSSRPGARRDDAEGYIKRVRDLEEVAQSFDGVRDAYAINAGREVRVLVNAGRVNDEQAKDLSFAIAERIREEMTYPGEVQITVIRQTIATDWAGRSGKRIPRSRGRRYGRRGRNSNYRSGTSSRASA is encoded by the coding sequence ATGGACATGCTACTTCAGGGAGCTTCAATGGCAACCAACTATATCATCTACCTGGCAGTTGCCATTGCCCTTATTACGTTTGGAATCGGGTGGCTTGTTGGCACCCGCATTAGAGATCGAAAAATGCGAGATATTGAACAGCAGGCAGAGAAACGCGCACTCAAACTCGCGAAAAACGAAGACCGGGATCGCAAGGCTGCTTTTTTAGAAATTAAAAACAGCTGGTATGAAGAGAAGGCAGAAATTGAAAAGTCTTTTGATCAAAAACAGCATTCTTTAGATCGTCGAAAAAACGAATTGCACGAACAAGAGACTCGCCTGGCAAAACAGGCCGAAGTTGCAAGCCAGCGCGAAAAGACCTTAACACGACGGGAACAAGAAGGGAATCAAAAAGCCGTCCGTTTGGAGAAACGGGAACTGGAACTGTCCGATATTCTCGATCAGCAACGGGCGCAATTGGAGCGTATTTCGGGCATGAATGCCGACCGCGCCCGCGAGATGCTACTCGAAAACATCCGAAATTCACTGCGGCAGACAGCCGCAAATATCGGCAGAGAAATTATCGATCACGCCAGAGAACGAGCCGACCGCGAGGCCAAGAAAATTCTGGCACAGGCAATAGAACGCTGTTCCACAGACCAAACCGTACAGTCATCCATATCGGTTGTCACATTGCCCGATGATCACATCAAGGGGCGCATCGTCGGCAAAGAGGGGCGCAATATCATTGCTTTTGAAGCCGCCACAGGTGTGAAAGTCATTGTAAACGATACACCCGAGGCGGTTGTCTTATCCAGCTTTGATCCTGTTAAGCGCGATGTGGCGCGGCTGTCTATGGAGCAATTGGTGCGCGATGGTCGCATCAACCCAAGTCGCGTTGAAGCGGTTGTTGCAAATTGCGAAAAAAAGATCTATTCGCTCATTGCAGAAGAAGGTCGTCGGGCAGTGCGCGAATTGGGTATTGAATCAGTACATCCCGAACTGGTCAAACTGATCGGGAAGCTCAAATATCGCACGAGTTACGGACAAAGCGTTCTGGGACATTCCAAAGAAGTGGCTTTTCTGGCCGGTGCAATGGCAGCAGAATTGGGCATGGATGAAAAACTCGCGCGGCGATGTGGGCTGTTGCACGATATCGGCAAAGCCGTGGACCAGGAACTCGAGGGCAAACACACCGACATTGGCGCGCATCTGGCTGGTAAATACGGCGAAGGCCGGGAAGTTATCAACGGCATTTTTTATCACCACGGCGAGGCAGAGGCTTCTACCCCGCTTTCATTTTTGGTCAAGGCAGCCGATGCGATTTCTTCATCGCGTCCCGGCGCTCGGCGCGACGATGCCGAAGGATATATCAAACGGGTGCGCGATTTAGAGGAGGTGGCGCAATCTTTCGATGGCGTGCGCGATGCTTATGCCATCAATGCCGGACGCGAAGTGCGCGTGCTGGTCAATGCCGGGCGCGTGAACGACGAACAGGCCAAAGATCTGTCCTTTGCAATTGCTGAGCGGATTCGCGAGGAAATGACCTATCCAGGCGAAGTCCAGATCACGGTAATTAGACAAACAATCGCCACAGATTGGGCTGGTCGCTCTGGCAAACGCATCCCGCGCAGCCGGGGGCGACGCTATGGACGACGCGGACGCAATAGCAATTATCGCTCGGGAACTTCTTCACGAGCCAGCGCGTAA
- a CDS encoding iron-sulfur cluster assembly scaffold protein — MSDGYSTILRDHFENPRNVGALDAPDAVGFAENPASGATLSLHLAIKDGVIDRALFRAQGCAATIASGSVLTEWMVGKTPVQACKIARADIETGLGGLPPTRKHAADLAVDAVHNALGKLARQT; from the coding sequence ATGTCTGACGGTTACTCCACGATTTTACGGGATCATTTTGAAAATCCCAGAAATGTCGGCGCATTGGACGCTCCCGATGCGGTTGGATTTGCAGAAAATCCCGCATCGGGAGCAACCCTATCCCTGCACCTTGCCATCAAAGACGGCGTTATTGACCGCGCGCTCTTCCGCGCGCAGGGATGTGCTGCAACCATTGCTTCGGGATCCGTACTCACGGAATGGATGGTTGGCAAAACGCCCGTTCAGGCGTGCAAAATCGCTCGTGCCGATATCGAGACCGGGCTTGGCGGCTTGCCCCCCACGCGAAAACACGCCGCGGATCTGGCGGTAGATGCGGTTCACAACGCACTTGGCAAACTGGCTCGTCAGACCTGA
- the queG gene encoding tRNA epoxyqueuosine(34) reductase QueG, whose translation MTRRIKNAARRLGFDPVGIASVDPPQHWAFYQKWLGMGYAGEMGYLARNLDRRSDIRQILPDAKSVLCVGFNYQSRFDGPDNGGAPKGQIARYARGDDYHIVMKERLLQLLTEIQQIEPSAEGRVYVDTGPVLERDFAARAGLGWFGKHTCLIDKGRGSWFFLGEIILNLDLKADRPQPDHCGTCTQCLDACPTDAIPEPYVVDSRRCISYLTIELKGAIPRDLRSDMGNWVFGCDICQEVCPWNIKHAEPTSENAFQAREGLNAPALTDLLHMDQEAFSKRFKNSPIKRAKRRGLLRNVAVALGNVGSKSEVPALANALKDDEPLVRQHAAWALGKIGGARARRALDKALLCERDAEVIEEMRLAKNKIKRKRT comes from the coding sequence ATGACCCGTCGGATTAAGAACGCAGCGCGGCGTTTGGGATTTGATCCCGTGGGGATTGCATCCGTAGATCCCCCGCAACACTGGGCATTTTATCAAAAGTGGTTGGGAATGGGTTACGCGGGAGAAATGGGGTATTTGGCTCGCAATCTGGATCGGCGATCAGATATTCGCCAGATCCTCCCAGACGCCAAATCAGTACTCTGCGTGGGGTTTAATTATCAGTCCCGTTTCGATGGGCCTGATAATGGCGGTGCGCCCAAAGGGCAAATTGCGCGCTATGCGCGTGGCGATGATTACCACATCGTCATGAAAGAGCGCTTGCTACAACTCCTGACCGAAATTCAGCAAATCGAACCCTCTGCTGAAGGACGAGTCTATGTCGATACCGGACCTGTTCTGGAGCGCGATTTCGCCGCTCGAGCCGGGCTGGGCTGGTTTGGAAAACACACCTGCTTGATTGACAAAGGCCGAGGGTCCTGGTTTTTTTTGGGCGAAATTATTCTGAATCTCGACCTCAAAGCCGATCGTCCGCAACCCGATCACTGCGGCACCTGTACGCAGTGCCTGGATGCGTGTCCAACAGATGCCATCCCAGAACCTTATGTCGTGGATTCGCGGCGGTGTATTTCCTATTTGACCATTGAATTGAAAGGCGCTATTCCGCGGGATTTGAGATCGGATATGGGCAACTGGGTCTTTGGATGTGATATCTGCCAGGAAGTATGCCCCTGGAATATCAAACACGCAGAGCCAACTTCTGAGAATGCTTTTCAAGCGCGCGAGGGTTTGAATGCGCCCGCGCTGACTGACTTATTGCACATGGATCAAGAGGCTTTTTCAAAGCGATTCAAAAACAGCCCGATCAAACGCGCCAAACGGCGTGGACTATTGCGAAATGTTGCCGTGGCATTGGGCAATGTGGGAAGCAAATCCGAAGTTCCCGCCCTGGCAAATGCCCTGAAAGACGACGAGCCACTCGTGCGACAACACGCGGCCTGGGCACTGGGCAAAATTGGGGGCGCGCGGGCGAGACGAGCACTTGATAAAGCACTGTTGTGTGAACGCGATGCAGAAGTAATTGAAGAAATGCGTTTGGCAAAAAATAAAATAAAAAGGAAACGAACGTGA
- the miaB gene encoding tRNA (N6-isopentenyl adenosine(37)-C2)-methylthiotransferase MiaB: MSALLDIELDGRAVQTEIPVAPVSGQKVFIETYGCQMNVSDTELMLGILKQSGYTSAHRPEDADVIVLNTCAIREHAEERIRGRLGQLRRLKYRRPDLIMGVSGCMAKHVSESLMNDAPYVDLVVGPDSYRRLPELIAEARGDSALDVRLDRGEYYMDIDPLREEGSNAWITIMRGCDKFCTFCIVPYVRGRERSVPAREIVRQARAAADAGFREVTLLGQTVNSYRDGTCDFADLLSMIARIDGIDRIRFTSPHPSDFSEKFIEIMAREKKICRFIHLPVQSGSNRVLKAMKRSYTVEDYLALVDDLRSAMPDLCLSTDIIAGFSGETQTDFEATLALMAQVRYDSAFMFKYSARKGTVAFREMPDTVSEEEKVQRLETIIAQQNRISEEINATYIGRKLEVLVQGNARKGEGFAVGKSDGFKTVVFPREGVADNVLTNVEITQTTLRTLTGRRV, translated from the coding sequence GTGAGCGCATTGCTCGATATTGAATTAGATGGTCGCGCTGTGCAAACCGAGATACCTGTCGCGCCCGTATCCGGGCAAAAGGTTTTTATCGAGACGTACGGTTGCCAGATGAATGTATCGGATACAGAGCTGATGCTGGGCATTTTGAAGCAATCGGGATATACCTCTGCCCATCGTCCAGAAGATGCCGATGTTATTGTCCTGAACACCTGCGCGATACGCGAACACGCCGAAGAGCGCATAAGGGGCAGATTGGGACAATTGCGCAGGCTGAAGTATCGGCGTCCAGACCTGATTATGGGGGTATCGGGGTGCATGGCCAAGCACGTTTCAGAGTCCCTGATGAACGACGCGCCCTATGTCGATCTCGTCGTGGGGCCAGATTCGTATCGGCGATTGCCCGAACTCATTGCCGAAGCGCGTGGCGATTCAGCTCTGGATGTGCGTTTGGATCGCGGCGAATATTATATGGACATCGATCCCCTGCGCGAAGAGGGCAGCAATGCCTGGATCACCATTATGCGCGGATGCGATAAGTTTTGCACATTCTGCATCGTGCCCTACGTGCGAGGCAGAGAGCGCAGTGTACCGGCGCGCGAAATTGTCAGACAGGCTCGTGCTGCCGCCGATGCGGGTTTTCGAGAAGTCACCTTATTGGGCCAAACCGTCAATTCTTATCGAGATGGCACCTGCGATTTTGCCGATTTACTTTCGATGATTGCGCGCATAGACGGCATTGACCGCATTCGCTTTACCTCGCCCCATCCGAGTGATTTCTCTGAAAAATTCATTGAAATAATGGCGCGGGAAAAGAAAATTTGTCGCTTTATTCATTTGCCCGTGCAGTCGGGGTCAAACCGCGTTCTAAAAGCAATGAAGCGCAGCTATACGGTCGAAGATTATCTCGCCCTGGTAGATGATTTGCGCAGCGCGATGCCAGATCTGTGTTTGAGTACAGATATTATCGCTGGCTTTTCCGGCGAAACCCAAACCGACTTCGAAGCTACGCTGGCATTGATGGCGCAGGTGCGTTATGATTCCGCGTTTATGTTTAAGTACTCTGCTCGAAAAGGCACGGTCGCTTTCCGCGAGATGCCCGATACAGTCTCAGAAGAGGAAAAGGTACAAAGACTCGAAACCATTATAGCACAACAAAATCGCATTTCTGAAGAAATCAATGCGACTTATATTGGTCGTAAGCTCGAGGTTTTGGTACAGGGAAACGCCCGTAAAGGCGAGGGTTTTGCCGTGGGAAAATCCGATGGTTTTAAGACAGTCGTATTTCCCCGTGAGGGCGTCGCAGACAATGTGCTGACCAATGTCGAGATTACCCAGACGACTTTGCGCACACTGACCGGGCGGAGGGTGTAA
- a CDS encoding lipoyl synthase yields the protein MNGLMDIETPPVRRRRLPEWFRVPAPGSEGYRALKNLMRGLNLHTVCESARCPNIGECWNSGTATFMILGDVCTRSCGFCAVKTGRPESLDTEEPERVAEAVQTMGLRHAVVTSVNRDELPDGGARIFAETIYAIRQLCRYTKVEVLIPDFQGNWQALRVVIEAAPD from the coding sequence ATGAATGGCCTGATGGACATTGAAACACCTCCCGTGCGACGAAGGCGACTACCCGAATGGTTTCGCGTCCCAGCCCCGGGCAGTGAGGGATACCGCGCGTTGAAAAACCTGATGCGAGGGTTAAATCTCCACACAGTATGCGAAAGTGCGCGCTGTCCCAATATCGGCGAATGCTGGAACTCGGGCACGGCGACATTTATGATTTTGGGAGATGTGTGTACGCGGAGTTGTGGATTTTGCGCTGTAAAAACCGGTCGCCCTGAGAGCCTTGATACCGAAGAACCCGAACGGGTCGCCGAAGCCGTGCAGACAATGGGATTGCGGCATGCAGTGGTCACATCGGTCAACCGCGATGAACTCCCAGACGGGGGCGCACGCATCTTTGCCGAAACGATATATGCGATTCGGCAGTTGTGCCGATACACAAAGGTCGAAGTCTTGATCCCGGATTTTCAGGGCAACTGGCAGGCATTGCGCGTGGTTATAGAAGCGGCACCCGAT
- a CDS encoding lipoyl synthase (catalyzes the radical-mediated insertion of two sulfur atoms into an acyl carrier protein (ACP) bound to an octanoyl group to produce a lipoyl group), producing the protein LNHNVETVPRLYKTMRPQAKYDRSLALLKRAKTMGRGMPTKSGIMVGAGETISEVRQTIRDIADCKTDILTIGQYLQPSAQHVPVARFYHPDEFLDLKQFALTLGFRHVESGPLVRSSYHAADQVA; encoded by the coding sequence CTTAAACCACAATGTCGAAACCGTACCGCGCCTGTATAAAACCATGCGTCCCCAGGCAAAATACGACAGGTCGCTGGCACTTTTGAAACGGGCCAAAACAATGGGGCGCGGTATGCCCACAAAATCGGGTATTATGGTCGGCGCTGGCGAAACCATAAGCGAGGTACGCCAGACGATACGAGATATCGCAGATTGCAAAACAGATATTCTCACAATAGGCCAATATTTGCAACCGTCTGCCCAACACGTTCCTGTAGCGCGCTTTTACCATCCCGATGAATTTCTGGATCTCAAACAATTCGCGCTCACGCTGGGTTTTCGGCATGTTGAATCTGGCCCACTGGTACGCAGTTCCTACCACGCGGCAGATCAAGTGGCTTGA